Part of the Methanobrevibacter arboriphilus JCM 13429 = DSM 1125 genome, ACAACTGCAACTGGTGAAATTGTTTTCACGACTGGTATGACTGGTTATGTTGAAGGATTAACTGATCCTTCTTTTAAAGGTCAAATAATGATGTCAACATATCCTCTTCAAGGAAATTATGGTGTTAGTGATGATTGGTATCAATCTGGAAAAATCCAAGTAGAAGGATACATTGTAAGAGAGGTCTGCAAAGAACCTTCTTTATACTCTTCACAGAAAACATTAGATGAGTTCTTAAAAGAATATAAAATTCCAGGTATTAGTGGAATTGATACAAGAGATTTAACCATAAAAATTCGTGAAAAAGGAGCTATGAAATGTGCAATATCTACTGAAGAAATTGATGATAGTGAACTTATTGCTCAGGCAAAGAATCAATTAAGCATTGTAGATATGGATTTAGTTCCACAAGTTTCAACTAAAGAGATAATTACATTTGGTGATAATTTCAAACAAAAGGCAGCTTTAATTGATTGTGGTGTTAAGAAAAATATTATTGAGGGATTTCTAAAAAAAGATATTGGTGTGGTTCTTTTCCCATATAATTCAGATTATAAAACAATATTGGATTATGATATAGATGGGCTAATGATTTCTTGTGGCCCTGGAAATCCAGAAAGACTCACTGAAACAATAGAAAATGTGCAAAAATTATCCAATCGTCTTCCTATTTTTGGTATTTGTATGGGTCAACAGGTTATAGCTAAATCTTTTGGAGCTAAAATTTATAAGATGAAGTTTGGTCATAGGGGATCTAATCAACCAGTTAAGGATTTAACAACAGGTAAAGTTTTTATAACTTCTCAAAATCATGGGTTTAGTATTGATAAGGAATCATTAAAAGATACTCCTTTGAAATTGACTCAAATTAATCTTAATGATAATACTCCTGAGGGCTTTTCACATGAAGAGTTACCACTAAATTGTGTTCAGTACCATCCTGAAGCTGGACCTGGTCCAAATGATACTAATTTTGTATTTGATAAATTTAAAAAGATGATGGATGATTATTAGTAATGAATGAGGATTATAGATGCCAATTGATAAAGATATTAAAAAAGTACTTATAATAGGTTCAGGGCCAATTCAGATAGGTCAAGCAGCAGAATTTGATTATTCGGGTTCACAAGCTTGTAAATCAATAAAAGAAGAAGGAATTGAAACTGTACTAATTAATAGTAACCCTGCTACGATCCAAACTGATATGGATATGGCAGATAAAGTTTATGTTGAACCTTTAACTCCTGAAATTGTGGCTAAAATTATTGAAAAAGAGCAAGTTGATGCTATTTTGCCTACTATGGGTGGACAAACTGGATTAAATATAGCTACTGGATTAGATGAAATTGGAGCATTAGATGGAGTAAAAGTAATAGGTTCATCAGTTAAAACAATTAAGGATGTTGAGGATAGAGATTTATTTGGAAATTTCATGAATAAACTTAATGAACCTATTCCTAAATGTCGAGCTGTTGAATCTATTGATGAAGCTATTGAAGCAGTTAAAAATATAGGATATCCTGTAATTGTAAGGCCTGCTTTTACCTTAGGAGGTACTGGTGGTGGTGTAGCTAATAATAAGGAAGAACTTATTGATATTGCTTCTCATGGTTTAGATATGAGTTTCATTGGTCAAGTTCTTATTGATGAATCTGTTCTTGGTTGGAAGGAATTTGAATATGAGGTTATGAGAGATAAAAATGATACTTGTATTATAATTTGTAGTATGGAAAATATTGATCCAATGGGAATTCATACTGGTGAAAGTGTTGTTGTAGCTCCTGCTCAAAATTTAAATGATATTGAAGCTCAAAGTTTACGTGATGCTTCTATAAAAATAATAAGGGCATTGGGCATTGAAGGTGGATGTAATATTCAATTTGCTGTTAATCCTGAAACAAGTGAATATAAAGTTATTGAAGTTAATCCAAGGGTAAGTAGAAGTAGTGCATTGGCATCTAAAGCTACTGGTTATCCTATTGCTAAGATATCCTCTAAAATAGCTATTGGAATGACTCTTGATGAAATTCAAAATGATATTACAAAAGAAACACCTGCGTCTTTTGAACCAACGATTGATTATGTAGTAGCTAAAGTTCCTAGGTGGCCTTTTGATAAATTTAAAGGAATTAGTAGAAAAATTGGAGTTCAGATGAAGTCTACTGGTGAAGTAATGTCTATAGGAAGGACTATTGAAGAAGCACTTCATAAAGCTATTCGTTCTCTTGACACTGGTTTTTCTGGGTTTGAAGAAATTGATTTCAGTAAGGATGATTTGAAAAATCCTACTGATGAACGATTATTCCAGGTTTATGCAGCACTTAAAATGGGTATGCCTGTAAGTAAAATTCATAGCCTTACTAATATTGATACATTTTTCTTAAATAAAATTAAAAATATTGTTAATTTTGAAGAAAAAATTAATAAAGATTCTTTAAAGGATAAAGAGCTGTTTTTAGAAGCTAAAAAAATGGGTTTTTCAAATTCAACATTGGCTGAAATAGCAAAGATTAGTGATGAGGAATTTGAAAAAATAACCAATGTTCATAATATTAAACCTTGCTATAAGATGGTTGATACTTGTGCAGCTGAATTTGAAGCTAAAACTCCTTATTATTATAGTAGCTATGATGGTGTGGATTATGATGGTGGAGATGAACTTCAAGTTTCAGATAATCGTAAGATAATAATACTTGGTGCAGGTC contains:
- the carA gene encoding glutamine-hydrolyzing carbamoyl-phosphate synthase small subunit, producing the protein MEKGEKTKGKSTAKIALEDGTIIKGEGFGHETTATGEIVFTTGMTGYVEGLTDPSFKGQIMMSTYPLQGNYGVSDDWYQSGKIQVEGYIVREVCKEPSLYSSQKTLDEFLKEYKIPGISGIDTRDLTIKIREKGAMKCAISTEEIDDSELIAQAKNQLSIVDMDLVPQVSTKEIITFGDNFKQKAALIDCGVKKNIIEGFLKKDIGVVLFPYNSDYKTILDYDIDGLMISCGPGNPERLTETIENVQKLSNRLPIFGICMGQQVIAKSFGAKIYKMKFGHRGSNQPVKDLTTGKVFITSQNHGFSIDKESLKDTPLKLTQINLNDNTPEGFSHEELPLNCVQYHPEAGPGPNDTNFVFDKFKKMMDDY
- the carB gene encoding carbamoyl-phosphate synthase large subunit, whose product is MPIDKDIKKVLIIGSGPIQIGQAAEFDYSGSQACKSIKEEGIETVLINSNPATIQTDMDMADKVYVEPLTPEIVAKIIEKEQVDAILPTMGGQTGLNIATGLDEIGALDGVKVIGSSVKTIKDVEDRDLFGNFMNKLNEPIPKCRAVESIDEAIEAVKNIGYPVIVRPAFTLGGTGGGVANNKEELIDIASHGLDMSFIGQVLIDESVLGWKEFEYEVMRDKNDTCIIICSMENIDPMGIHTGESVVVAPAQNLNDIEAQSLRDASIKIIRALGIEGGCNIQFAVNPETSEYKVIEVNPRVSRSSALASKATGYPIAKISSKIAIGMTLDEIQNDITKETPASFEPTIDYVVAKVPRWPFDKFKGISRKIGVQMKSTGEVMSIGRTIEEALHKAIRSLDTGFSGFEEIDFSKDDLKNPTDERLFQVYAALKMGMPVSKIHSLTNIDTFFLNKIKNIVNFEEKINKDSLKDKELFLEAKKMGFSNSTLAEIAKISDEEFEKITNVHNIKPCYKMVDTCAAEFEAKTPYYYSSYDGVDYDGGDELQVSDNRKIIILGAGPIRIGQGIEFDYCCVHSSLALKEEGIETIIINNNPETVSTDYDISDKLFFEPLTFEDVMAIVEKEKPEGVLVQFGGQTSINLAVPLANAGVKILGTPYESIDRVEDRERFTEVLNKLSIPQAPYGLAMSFDDARDAAKDIGFPVLVRPSYVIGGRAMEIVYDDYELKEYMEEAVKVSPEHPILVDKFLEGAIEVDVDILSDGDDVFIGGIMEHIEEAGVHSGDSACVIPPQTIPEDVLDVIRDYSRKLAIELDVIGLMNIQYAVKLDEKDESGKNKGKVYIIEANPRASRTIPFVSKAIGKPLAKIASQLIIGKKLRDFGLTDEIKINHVAVKESVFPFLKLPEADAVLGPEMKSTGESMGIDENFGLAFYKSQLSANMDLPKEGTIFISVREEDKPKIQDIAEKASKLGFNLIATPGTARAVDGVEIEEISKISQDSPNVSDKILSKEVDLIINTPSGKLSAADGYKIRRLAIELGIPYVTTLAGARAALNAIEAIKNSELRVKSLNEYIGEN